DNA sequence from the Brienomyrus brachyistius isolate T26 chromosome 18, BBRACH_0.4, whole genome shotgun sequence genome:
ACCTAAAATCAATATCAtaatatttacaaatatttgtgtcaataaaaacaatattttttttaacccaGCAAAATCTAGAACATCGTCACAGATCCCTGAAAACGAatagtcagtaatacagtatgcatacgaTTATGCTTCAAAATGGGATAAAATTATTTAGACATGCTTAATCGTTAAAGCTGGATCTGCTAATGAACATTTCATACACTGGTATCCAAAATGGTGGAAATACGTCCAATTTTTAGAGACTGCAGAACTTcaactgctgctccagttacttatttaattgttcagtgttttaaatttgtaacattccttgattgtttataaacattactgCCAATATTTATGTAGTACATAGTAATAGAACATTAGTTCAAACATCAACTGAacattttaagaaaactagaacttTATTTGTTTTGCTTAAAAGTGCAATCCTAATAGTAATGCAATTAATTGTTCTTATCATAAACACGGTCATGCATTAAGGAATAGAACATGTGGCTTGTGTTACTCCTACTTGCAGACATCAGTTTTTGACAGAGTTTACATTTCACTTAGTTGAGGTCAGTATGTTTCTCGCTGAAGCCAAATTATGACCGATCAATCGATACTGCATCCTTTTTAGGCGCTAAATCGCCATCCTTGCCTTACTGGAATTTGGCAAAGGGACCCGTAATGTCTGTCTGCCACATGCCCAGCACACTGCTTCGGTTTTGAGGGTGAAAAGTGAAGTTTGGACGACACAGAAGTACATGGTTGAATATGAGTATTGTAGTTTTAAAGAGAATAACAGTGAAAGTAATGGCAGCTTCCACTTAGCTCAGaagctgggaatgacgtcacgcTAGAGTTCACTGCGTTCCAACTGCCAATAGCCAGTAGCAATACCAGTTCTAGCCTGGTTCGTTGTTCGCACTACCAGTTGATAACAATGCATTGTGTGGTATTTTGTGCATAAAATCACTGTCCACAAATAGGTTGGactatactgtgtgtatgactgATATAATGAGACACATATAAGACACTTAACTCCCACAACTCTtattgttagggttaggggccgGAGCTGTAGAGGTCTCTTCCGACTTTCCGAGTTGAAAGTCTGACTTCAGGGAGCGTTATAGTTGAAATTTCCAActaggaacttggaaattctgaCTTTCCAACTTTCCAGTTCAAATGGAACGCACCATAATTACTAAGCATACCGACATCTGTGAAAATTAGGCCAGTAGGTGCTGTTTAATATCGGTATCGGTAAAATCTCGCTACGTTACCCAGATTAACTTGGGACTTATGAACTGTGCTCAGGCAGTCAAGCGGTCCTGCGTGCCTGGTGCCTCAAGTTTTAATTCAGTAGACGTGCGCAAatgagcagacagacagcaaacTTTCCCATGCCTGGCAGACCTGTGTGAATCATGACATCACgatgcccccccatccccttccTCCCCACAAGGAATTCATCTCCATGGCAGCTCTGTTCAACCATTAAAAAGCCAAAATACAGACAGTGCGAATATTTTCCcctcagtcacatgacacccACTATCATCCTCTTTATCTAGTCGCCTCTATTCTCACCTTCCCCATCTGCTCCAGACACGACCCTGGCCCCCGGTCGAGGGGGTCAGTACGAGGCAGAGCACccacctttgccaatatgcctgCGTGTGTGTTCAATGGTGGAGTTGCGGTTGACGTTGGAAAGCAGACCGAGGCAGAAGCGACTCTTATTGTTGGAGGGGTCGGTGAAGCCGTCCACCAGGATGCTCCGCGACGAGGCCTGGAAAGTCTCCCCCACGCGGTTGTTGAGTTCGTAGTACGCTACCGAGCACCAGTACTCGGGCTCCTCGTAGCATACTGGCCGCAGGTCTGTGGGcccagaggtcaaaggtcacacatCTGCCCTTAATGTAACATGGACACTTACCTTTTTCACAGGGTTTACACAAAAATATCATTTTTGAAATATCCATCCTCCATCTGTCAAACTGACCAGGTCAGGGTCACAGGAATGTTAAATTGTCAGGTAACTTCTTGGCcacgttcacactgccagccacatcGTTCAATTCCGATTTTTTGCTCAGATCGGATTCGTCTGTCTTGACGGTTCACATTTATAACTTCAAGTGACCGGTATCTGACTGTAATGTGAACGTATCGGTCCTCCGAAACGTCATGCATGCGCACATTGATACGTTTTTACACGGGTCAACTACGTCACTCACAACAAAAAACGTCATATCTATGGGACGActcatggcattaaaaatggaggcgttagtagctcacgcatgtatcgcactttgctctggaggacgACAAAGAGTGAATCAGCTATACATGAGCAGGTCGAAAaggataaaaaaaaggtttttacaTGTACACTGTGACATCCATTACAACAAGCAGAGTTGGACATTTCGGGTCTAGTAGCTTCAAATCCAGACCAGTATTTTGTTTCTGCCAGCCAGttcagcataaagagtcacagtcacaaagtactcagctgttcagtagaaataaaatcctggtctggatctgtagcttctggacctgaaatgcccgaCACTGAGAATAGGCTGCCAGTTGTTGAGGGTTGGGAGCCTAATTTCATTTGCACACACTAAGGACACACAAGGGGACCAGGTCACCTTCAGAATCGTCCCTGTGATTTTCTGCGGGGTCTGAATAGGAGACTTGTGACATCTCACCTCTGTGGGGTGCAGAGAAGACCAGTTTGTTGGAAGAGTCACTCGGCTTCACGTCCTCGGGCGTATCTGCCATGCTgtagggtggtggtggtgtttcagctgtggggggaggggggtggtggtgatgaCAATGGATATCTGACAGTAGTGCTTCTCATATGACTGAAGCGTGACCTCATGTCCCGGCAATGCCTAAACGGCACCTCCCCCCAAACGCGGGCTCCGCAGATTAAAAGTCAGACTTTCCGCTAGTTTCTGCCGCTGGCCAGCGTACCTGTCACCTGGTAAGGGCTCCCCGGCTCAGCCGCACTCCCTGGCGAGTTTGGGTAGCTGATCGTGCTGGGAGACTGTGTGAGGGAGCCGGCCGGGGAAGATGAGTAGGCGGCGCAAGGGTGCGGCGGGAAGGAGTCCGGATAGGTGGCGTTCTGTGGCATGAGCGGCTCGCTGTGGAGGGAGGCGCTGCGGAACTTGGCCAGCAGGCTGTGCTGGGGGTTGAACTCGCTGTGTCGCGGGACCAACACAGGGGGCAGTACTGAACACCGGGGGTGACACAAGAGGAAAAAAAGACAGTGGGAAAAACACCCAGGAATGAGTTGCGTGCACTTCCTGCTTTGAGGAATAGTGTAAAGACAGTATGTGGCATGGCGACAAGTGACACAATTTCCTAATGAGGAGGCCAGTAATTTGAGTCTCTGAGGCTACTATTGCTGTAAGACAGACAACTCGACTCTCCAGTCCCGTTAGGGTCaggcagtccctggagtaattaggggttagggtcagcCTTGCTCACGGGCCCAACTGTGAAATCTTTcagccaaccctgggatttaaaccagcaaccttctgatcacaaccaCAATAacctacccactgagtcacaggTCACCCCTGCCCACTATTTATTGGAAAAAAATCTATGAGGCGACCGCCAAAACGGAGGCTACCTGGCGTCTCCACGCGCCGGTAGTGGTAGGGGTTGATGCAGATTTCCTTCTGCTTGGAGCCGAAGGGGAACTCGCAGCAGTCGAGGGCCTTGAGCTCGTGGTGGGACTGCAGGTCGGGCCAGCGCCACACGCGGCAGTAAATGACATGCGGCAAGCCTTTGCGGTGCGAGACCTGCAGCCGGCCGTCCAGCGAACGGGGGATGGTCACGCACTTGCTGGGCTGCCCCGGGCAGCTGAGGGCGCGCTCCAGCTCCTCCATGGCCCCCTTCTTCTTCTTCAGCTTCTTCACCAGGGAGTCCACGGCCTTCTCGGCCCATTTCTCCTCCTCGTCGCCTTGCTTCCAGCCCAGCAGGCGCTTTACCGCCGGGCTGGTGAAGGAGAACAGGGAGGTGATGGAGGTGGTGGAGTGCATGGTGATGGTCCCGGGGGGTGGCGGCGGGGGGCTTGGCGTTTGTGTGTCTACTGAGAGGAGAGCGGCGCTTCCCTGGAAATCCGGAGAATCTGTGACTGAAAAGTGACTGAAGATGTACTggaattcctgaaaaatctggcACAGGGtgagagagtgggggggggggggggaggggttggaaCAGAGATCAATGATGGGGAGGGTTTCCAATAATGAGTCAATTTCCCAACAAACCAAGAAAGTTTGTGCTGAGCCTGATATTTGATCATCAGACGAGCAAAGACACGCACACACTACAACCAGGGGTCTTACACACTTTACTCAGCAGTGTACAATAGTTTGATATTGGGGACACACAACTTAATCATTTAAAACAAAGCTCTAATTATTGAGCAACTGAAAgaatccaaattaaatattggggggtcCCACCA
Encoded proteins:
- the smad9 gene encoding mothers against decapentaplegic homolog 9, with the translated sequence MHSTTSITSLFSFTSPAVKRLLGWKQGDEEEKWAEKAVDSLVKKLKKKKGAMEELERALSCPGQPSKCVTIPRSLDGRLQVSHRKGLPHVIYCRVWRWPDLQSHHELKALDCCEFPFGSKQKEICINPYHYRRVETPVLPPVLVPRHSEFNPQHSLLAKFRSASLHSEPLMPQNATYPDSFPPHPCAAYSSSPAGSLTQSPSTISYPNSPGSAAEPGSPYQVTAETPPPPYSMADTPEDVKPSDSSNKLVFSAPHRDLRPVCYEEPEYWCSVAYYELNNRVGETFQASSRSILVDGFTDPSNNKSRFCLGLLSNVNRNSTIEHTRRHIGKGVHLYYVGGEVYAECLSDSSIFVQSRNCNYQHGFHATTVCKIPSGCSLKIFNNQLFAQLLSQSVNHGFEVVYELTKMCTIRMSFVKGWGAEYHRQDVTSTPCWVEIHLHGPLQWLDKVLTQMGSPHNPISSVS